One region of Streptomyces capillispiralis genomic DNA includes:
- a CDS encoding bifunctional cytidylyltransferase/SDR family oxidoreductase, protein MSQHIAKPRTTAVILAGGTGQRVGLSIPKQLLKIAGKAVIEHTLTTFENADSIDDIIVLMAPGYVPDVEKIVAKAGLTKVAKVIEGGSTRNETTERAIAALGEGLAEGEDRNVLFHDAVRPLLSQRVIDDCVTALERYQAVDVAIPSADTIIVTRTHGEDGEFITEIPDRSRLRRGQTPQAFKLSTIRRAYEVAAGDPNFQATDDCSVVLKYLPDVPIHVVAGDEYNMKVTQPVDVFIADKLFQLASTAAPEQKGEEVYRELLTGRTMVVFGGSYGIGKDIAELAESYGATVYALGRSTTGTHVENPEEVDDALSKAYAETGRIDYVVNTAGVLRIGKLAETDNATIEEALKVNYLAPVQIARSAYKYLAETKGQLLLYTSSSYTRGRAEYSLYSSTKAAMVNLTQALSDEWAGDAVRVNCINPERTATPMRTKAFGQEPAGSLLSSEAVARTSLDVLLSELTGHVIDVRQQDPTAGAARASGFEQALASVLDRQDGM, encoded by the coding sequence GTGTCCCAGCACATAGCCAAGCCCCGTACCACCGCAGTGATCCTGGCCGGCGGTACCGGTCAGCGGGTGGGTCTGTCGATCCCCAAGCAGCTGCTGAAGATCGCCGGCAAGGCAGTCATCGAGCACACCCTGACCACCTTCGAGAACGCCGACTCGATCGACGACATCATCGTGCTGATGGCGCCGGGATACGTGCCCGACGTGGAGAAGATCGTCGCCAAGGCCGGCCTCACGAAGGTCGCCAAGGTCATCGAGGGCGGCTCGACGCGGAACGAGACCACCGAGCGCGCCATCGCCGCGCTCGGCGAGGGCCTGGCCGAGGGCGAGGACCGCAACGTCCTCTTCCACGACGCCGTACGCCCCCTGCTGTCGCAGCGCGTCATCGACGACTGCGTGACCGCGCTGGAGCGCTACCAGGCCGTCGACGTGGCCATCCCCTCCGCGGACACCATCATCGTCACGCGCACGCACGGCGAGGACGGCGAGTTCATCACCGAGATCCCGGACCGCTCCCGACTGCGCCGCGGCCAGACCCCGCAGGCCTTCAAGCTGTCGACCATCCGCCGCGCCTACGAGGTCGCCGCCGGCGACCCCAACTTCCAGGCCACGGACGACTGCTCGGTCGTGCTCAAGTACCTCCCCGACGTGCCGATCCACGTCGTGGCGGGCGACGAGTACAACATGAAGGTCACCCAGCCCGTCGACGTCTTCATCGCCGACAAGCTGTTCCAGCTCGCCTCCACCGCCGCGCCCGAGCAGAAGGGCGAGGAGGTCTACCGGGAGCTGCTCACCGGCAGGACCATGGTCGTTTTCGGCGGTTCGTACGGCATCGGCAAGGACATCGCCGAGCTCGCCGAGTCCTACGGCGCCACCGTCTACGCGCTGGGCCGCTCCACCACCGGCACCCACGTGGAGAACCCGGAGGAGGTCGACGACGCGCTGTCCAAGGCGTACGCCGAGACCGGCCGCATCGACTACGTCGTCAACACCGCCGGCGTGCTGCGCATCGGCAAGCTGGCCGAGACCGACAACGCCACCATCGAGGAGGCGCTGAAGGTCAACTACCTGGCCCCGGTGCAGATCGCCCGGTCGGCCTACAAGTACCTGGCCGAGACCAAGGGCCAGCTGCTGCTCTACACCTCCAGCAGCTACACCCGCGGGCGCGCCGAGTACAGCCTGTACTCCTCGACCAAGGCCGCGATGGTGAACCTCACCCAGGCCCTGTCCGACGAGTGGGCCGGTGACGCCGTGCGGGTGAACTGCATCAACCCCGAGCGCACCGCCACGCCGATGCGCACCAAGGCGTTCGGGCAGGAGCCCGCGGGCAGCCTGCTGTCCTCCGAGGCGGTGGCCCGCACCTCGCTCGACGTGCTCTTGTCCGAGCTCACCGGCCACGTCATCGACGTGCGCCAGCAGGACCCCACGGCGGGCGCCGCGCGTGCCTCCGGGTTCGAGCAGGCGCTGGCCTCGGTCCTGGACCGTCAGGACGGCATGTAA
- a CDS encoding glycosyltransferase family 2 protein: MAVTQPDVTVVIGAYEAMPYLVECLASVEAQTIDPGRVEVIAVDDGSTDGTGEYLREFADRAPMSVTVLRQENSGGPSGPRNVGLGKAAGRYVFFLDADDRLGPEALERMVAMADRAGTDVVLGRVEGVNRSAPKSMWGRTLERTDVFSSNIMFTLSAQKLFRRELLDRHGIRFDESLFTGEDALFTMEAYLRADGVSVIADHTCYYLVGRDDGKHVTKSGGYVLRFDSARALMNLIADLVPEGPRRDRLMVRPFTITLLPQFGPRFLKDSDEVRRHKLSLAQPLMDVHWTEGVAARLKVEERLRLHLVAEQRLELLTELLEFVRTKQQAPAVLGRRGRRVHLAYPHFRDRTAGIPDSVYLASPREARTVPGYREGGARSVLRRAARKARRVLTPSRRTTPDGSAAAA; the protein is encoded by the coding sequence GTGGCTGTGACGCAGCCTGATGTCACCGTGGTCATCGGGGCGTACGAAGCGATGCCGTATCTGGTCGAGTGCCTCGCCTCGGTGGAGGCGCAGACCATCGACCCGGGGCGCGTCGAGGTCATCGCGGTCGACGACGGTTCGACCGACGGCACGGGGGAGTACCTGCGGGAGTTCGCGGACCGCGCCCCCATGTCCGTCACCGTGCTGCGGCAGGAGAACTCGGGCGGCCCCAGCGGCCCGCGCAACGTGGGCCTGGGCAAGGCCGCCGGGCGCTACGTCTTCTTCCTCGACGCCGACGACCGGCTGGGCCCCGAGGCCCTGGAACGGATGGTCGCCATGGCCGACCGCGCCGGCACCGACGTGGTGCTGGGCCGGGTCGAGGGCGTCAACCGCAGCGCGCCGAAGTCGATGTGGGGCCGGACGCTGGAGCGCACCGACGTCTTCTCCTCCAACATCATGTTCACGCTCAGCGCGCAGAAGCTGTTCCGCCGTGAACTGCTGGACCGGCACGGCATCCGGTTCGACGAGTCGCTGTTCACCGGCGAGGACGCGCTGTTCACCATGGAGGCGTATCTGCGGGCGGACGGGGTCTCCGTGATCGCCGACCACACCTGCTACTACCTGGTCGGCCGCGACGACGGCAAGCACGTCACCAAGAGCGGCGGCTACGTCCTGCGGTTCGACTCGGCCCGCGCCCTGATGAACCTGATCGCCGACCTCGTGCCCGAGGGGCCCCGGCGCGACCGGCTGATGGTGCGGCCCTTCACCATCACCCTGCTGCCCCAGTTCGGCCCGCGGTTCCTCAAGGACAGCGACGAGGTCCGGCGGCACAAACTGTCGCTGGCGCAGCCGCTGATGGACGTCCACTGGACCGAGGGCGTCGCCGCGCGGCTGAAGGTCGAGGAGCGGCTGCGGCTGCACCTGGTGGCCGAACAGCGGCTGGAACTGCTCACCGAGTTACTGGAGTTCGTCCGCACGAAGCAGCAGGCGCCGGCGGTGCTCGGGCGGCGGGGGCGGCGCGTCCACCTCGCCTACCCGCACTTCCGTGACCGTACGGCGGGCATACCCGACTCCGTGTACCTGGCCTCCCCGCGCGAGGCCCGCACCGTCCCCGGCTACCGGGAGGGCGGGGCCCGTTCCGTCCTGCGCCGCGCCGCCCGCAAGGCCCGCCGCGTACTGACACCCTCCCGCAGGACCACCCCGGACGGATCAGCGGCGGCGGCGTGA
- a CDS encoding polysaccharide pyruvyl transferase family protein: protein MLHNVPRAQRILLRSGKSPFDVLSVEEALHRDVIATNSGNLIFSDAAHKILETPGTEVVSNEMRTEVAAAERINEEYDAFVVPLANAFRPSFEPGLKRLTRLIGRLRIPVVVLGVGAQTGLSYNPARLKPIEPSVRAFVSAVLDRSASIGVRGEFTEKYLNDMGFRDVEVIGCPSLFMYGKELAVQKRTQELTGGSRIAVNGSHSAVRRLGMDRIISRAHARYPNLRFIGQNLSDARQLHWRDLSDPNAAVTAMPTHPDHPMYREDKVRVYVDPVTWIDDLRDFDFSFGSRIHGNIAALLAGTPATVLCADSRTLELCRYFEIPHRRIDKLPEDVDPARLYEEADLSALTGNHPERFERFTGFLDRNGLRNTFSHGDGGAAFEERLRSLDFPAGVRPWTGTDLASLASRMGWLNQRVGELTAENTRLKRDLDRAKAGVRRFAATPATASVYRRARRVVGAPLRRALQKGRPGFRGDGPAGP, encoded by the coding sequence GTGCTCCACAACGTTCCTCGCGCGCAGCGCATCCTCCTCAGATCGGGGAAAAGCCCCTTCGACGTCCTGTCCGTGGAGGAGGCCCTCCACCGTGACGTCATCGCCACCAACTCCGGCAACCTGATCTTCAGCGACGCCGCGCACAAGATCCTCGAGACACCCGGCACCGAGGTGGTCTCGAACGAGATGCGGACCGAGGTGGCCGCGGCGGAACGCATCAACGAGGAGTACGACGCCTTCGTCGTGCCGCTCGCCAACGCCTTCCGCCCGTCCTTCGAGCCGGGCCTGAAGCGGCTCACCCGGCTGATAGGCCGGCTGAGGATCCCCGTGGTCGTCCTCGGTGTCGGCGCGCAGACCGGGCTGAGCTACAACCCGGCGCGGTTGAAGCCGATCGAGCCGTCCGTGCGCGCCTTCGTCTCCGCGGTGCTCGACCGCAGCGCCTCGATCGGGGTACGGGGCGAGTTCACCGAGAAGTACCTCAACGACATGGGGTTCCGCGACGTCGAGGTGATCGGCTGCCCGTCGCTGTTCATGTACGGCAAGGAACTCGCCGTGCAGAAGCGGACGCAGGAGCTGACCGGCGGGTCGCGCATCGCCGTCAACGGCTCGCACAGCGCCGTGCGCAGGCTGGGCATGGACCGGATCATCTCGCGCGCCCACGCCCGCTACCCCAACCTGCGGTTCATCGGCCAGAACCTCAGCGACGCCCGGCAGTTGCACTGGCGCGACCTGTCCGACCCGAATGCCGCGGTCACCGCGATGCCGACGCACCCCGACCACCCGATGTACCGGGAGGACAAGGTCCGCGTCTACGTCGACCCGGTCACCTGGATCGACGACCTGCGGGACTTCGACTTCTCCTTCGGCTCCCGCATCCACGGCAACATCGCCGCACTGCTGGCCGGTACGCCCGCGACCGTGCTGTGCGCGGACTCGCGGACGCTGGAACTGTGCCGCTACTTCGAGATCCCGCACCGCCGGATCGACAAGCTGCCCGAGGACGTCGACCCGGCGCGGCTGTACGAGGAGGCGGACCTGAGCGCGCTCACGGGCAACCACCCCGAGCGGTTCGAGCGGTTCACGGGCTTCCTGGACCGCAACGGACTGCGGAACACCTTCTCGCACGGCGACGGCGGCGCGGCCTTCGAGGAGAGGCTGCGCTCGCTGGACTTCCCGGCGGGAGTGCGCCCCTGGACCGGCACGGATCTCGCCTCCCTTGCCTCGCGCATGGGCTGGCTCAACCAGCGGGTGGGCGAACTGACCGCGGAGAACACCCGGTTGAAGCGGGACCTGGACCGCGCGAAGGCCGGTGTGCGCAGGTTCGCGGCCACCCCGGCGACCGCGTCGGTGTACCGCCGGGCCCGCCGCGTGGTGGGCGCTCCACTGCGCAGGGCACTGCAAAAGGGGCGGCCCGGGTTCCGCGGGGACGGCCCGGCGGGGCCATAG
- the proB gene encoding glutamate 5-kinase: MAGVRQAVGEARRIVVKVGSSSLTTAAGGLDADRVDALVDVLAKTRSGGEREIVLVSSGAIAAGLAPLGLRRRPTDLARQQAAASVGQGLLVARYTASFARYGVRVGQVLLTSDDMSRRAHHRNASRTLDKLLAMGAFPIVNENDTVATDEIRFGDNDRLAALVAHLVRADLLVLLSDVDGVYDGDPARPGTSRIAEVRAPGDLAHVEIGSAGKAGVGTGGMVTKVEAARIAAAAGIQVVLTSAVHAADALTGGDTGTYFHPTGRRSADRLLWLQHASTPQGSLTLDDGAVRAVVQGRKSLLPAGIAGVEGEFSAGDPVELRDRAGRAVARGLVNFDAKEIPLLIGRSTHELARDLGPEYEREVVHRDDLVVLHP, from the coding sequence GTGGCAGGCGTGAGGCAGGCCGTGGGCGAGGCGCGCAGGATCGTCGTCAAGGTCGGCTCCTCGTCGCTGACCACCGCGGCGGGCGGTCTGGACGCCGACCGCGTCGACGCGCTCGTCGACGTGCTGGCCAAGACCCGCAGCGGGGGAGAGCGGGAGATCGTCCTCGTCTCCTCCGGTGCCATCGCCGCCGGTCTCGCCCCGCTGGGCCTGCGCCGCCGCCCCACCGACCTCGCCCGGCAGCAGGCCGCCGCCAGCGTCGGCCAGGGCCTGCTGGTCGCCCGCTACACCGCCTCCTTCGCCCGCTACGGCGTCCGGGTCGGCCAGGTGCTGCTGACCAGCGACGACATGAGCCGCCGGGCGCACCACCGCAACGCCTCCCGCACCCTCGACAAACTGCTGGCGATGGGCGCCTTCCCGATCGTCAACGAGAACGACACCGTCGCCACCGACGAGATCCGCTTCGGCGACAACGACCGGCTCGCCGCCCTCGTCGCCCACCTGGTCCGCGCCGACCTGCTGGTGCTGCTGTCCGACGTGGACGGCGTCTACGACGGCGACCCCGCCCGCCCCGGCACCTCGCGCATCGCGGAGGTCAGGGCCCCCGGTGACCTCGCCCACGTCGAGATCGGCAGCGCCGGCAAGGCGGGCGTCGGCACCGGCGGCATGGTCACCAAGGTCGAGGCCGCCCGGATCGCCGCCGCCGCGGGCATCCAGGTGGTGCTGACCAGCGCGGTCCACGCGGCCGACGCCCTCACCGGCGGCGACACCGGCACCTACTTCCACCCCACCGGCCGCCGCTCCGCCGACCGGCTGCTGTGGCTCCAGCACGCCTCCACCCCGCAGGGCTCGCTCACCCTGGACGACGGCGCCGTGCGCGCGGTCGTGCAGGGCCGCAAGTCGCTGCTGCCGGCCGGGATCGCCGGTGTCGAGGGCGAGTTCAGCGCGGGCGACCCGGTCGAGCTCCGGGACCGCGCGGGGCGGGCGGTGGCCCGCGGACTGGTCAACTTCGACGCCAAGGAGATCCCCCTCCTGATCGGCCGCTCGACCCATGAACTGGCCCGGGACCTCGGGCCGGAGTACGAACGCGAGGTCGTACACAGGGACGACCTGGTGGTCCTGCATCCGTAA
- a CDS encoding glutamate-5-semialdehyde dehydrogenase, with the protein MTTLSPYDSMSPVSQAAYRAKGAAATLAPLPRAAKDDALLAIADALEVRTSEIVEANAQDVAKAREAGLAEGMIDRLTLTPERVRAIAADVRDVAALPDPVGEVVRGSTLPNGIDLRQVRVPLGVVGIIYEGRPNVTVDAAALCLKSGNAVLLRGSSSAYRSNTALVRVLRDAVGGAGLPADAVQLVPGESRDSVRELMRARGLVDVLIPRGGASLINTVVQESVVPVIETGTGNCHVYVDAEADLDMAVEILVNSKAQRVGVCNAAETLLVHQDIAAEFLPRALDALAGAGVTVHADERVMAYAKDSRATVVEATTEDWETEYLSLDIAAAVVDSLDRAVEHIRLWTSGHTEAIVTTSQAAARRFTQLVDSTTVAVNASTRFTDGGQFGFGAEIGISTQKLHARGPMGLPELTSTKYIVTGDGHVRR; encoded by the coding sequence ATGACCACGCTCTCGCCGTACGACTCGATGTCCCCGGTCAGCCAGGCCGCCTACCGCGCCAAGGGGGCCGCCGCCACCCTCGCTCCGCTGCCGCGTGCCGCCAAGGACGACGCGCTGCTCGCCATCGCGGACGCGCTGGAGGTCCGTACGAGCGAGATCGTCGAGGCCAACGCCCAGGACGTGGCCAAGGCGCGCGAGGCCGGGCTCGCCGAGGGCATGATCGACCGGCTCACGCTCACCCCGGAGCGGGTGCGCGCGATCGCCGCCGACGTACGGGACGTGGCCGCGCTGCCCGACCCGGTCGGCGAGGTCGTCCGCGGCTCCACCCTGCCCAACGGCATCGACCTGCGCCAGGTCCGGGTGCCGCTCGGCGTCGTCGGCATCATCTACGAGGGCCGCCCGAACGTCACGGTCGACGCCGCCGCCCTCTGCCTGAAGTCGGGCAACGCGGTCCTGCTGCGCGGCTCCTCCTCCGCCTACCGCTCGAACACCGCCCTGGTGCGCGTACTGCGCGACGCCGTGGGCGGGGCCGGGCTGCCCGCCGACGCCGTGCAACTGGTGCCCGGCGAGAGCCGGGACAGCGTGCGCGAGCTGATGCGCGCCCGCGGCCTGGTCGACGTGCTCATCCCGCGCGGCGGCGCCTCCCTGATCAACACGGTCGTCCAGGAGTCGGTCGTCCCGGTCATCGAGACCGGCACCGGCAACTGCCACGTCTACGTCGACGCGGAGGCCGACCTCGACATGGCCGTGGAGATCCTGGTCAACTCCAAGGCCCAGCGGGTCGGCGTCTGCAACGCCGCCGAGACCCTGCTGGTCCACCAGGACATCGCCGCCGAGTTCCTGCCGCGCGCCCTGGACGCCCTCGCCGGCGCCGGGGTCACCGTGCACGCCGACGAGCGGGTGATGGCGTACGCCAAGGACTCCCGCGCCACCGTCGTGGAGGCCACCACCGAGGACTGGGAGACCGAGTACCTCTCCCTCGACATCGCCGCCGCCGTCGTCGACTCCCTCGACCGGGCCGTGGAGCACATCCGGCTGTGGACCTCCGGCCACACCGAGGCCATCGTCACCACCTCGCAGGCGGCCGCCCGCCGCTTCACCCAGCTGGTGGACTCCACCACGGTCGCGGTGAACGCCTCCACCCGCTTCACCGACGGCGGCCAGTTCGGCTTCGGCGCCGAGATCGGCATCTCCACGCAGAAGCTGCACGCCCGCGGCCCCATGGGCCTGCCCGAGCTGACCAGCACGAAGTACATCGTCACCGGCGACGGTCACGTACGGCGCTGA
- a CDS encoding M48 family metallopeptidase, whose protein sequence is MSDGQQHHGHESVPSRQRRRFPGISSRAYEHPADRSALVALRKLSGFDTVFKALSGLLPERSLRLLFLSDSVRVSDRQFAHLNDMLRDACHILDLEKVPPMYVNQDPNPNAMCIGLDEPIIVVTTGLVELLDEEEMRAVVGHEVGHALSGHSVYRTVLLFLTSLAVRVAWIPLGNFAIMAIVTALREWFRKSELSADRAGLLVGQDLRASMRGLMKIAGGNHLHEMNVDAFLEQADEYEAGGDLRDSVLKILNVLPRSHPFTTVRAAELQRWAATRDYQRIMDGHYPRRDEDKDASVRETWRESASSYAGDVRTSKDPLMKLVNDIAGGAGDLGDRVRRGFGGFTSSAPRPPRGPQEPGTASGGGGTGDEEPPRDGA, encoded by the coding sequence ATGTCCGACGGCCAGCAGCACCACGGGCACGAGAGCGTGCCGAGCAGGCAGCGCAGGCGCTTCCCCGGGATCTCCTCGCGTGCCTACGAACATCCGGCCGACCGCTCGGCGCTGGTGGCGCTGCGCAAGCTGAGCGGCTTCGACACGGTCTTCAAGGCCCTGAGCGGCCTGCTGCCCGAGCGCAGTCTGCGGCTGCTGTTCCTGTCCGACTCGGTGCGGGTCTCGGACCGGCAGTTCGCGCACCTCAACGACATGCTGCGGGACGCCTGCCACATCCTGGACCTGGAGAAGGTCCCCCCGATGTACGTCAACCAGGACCCGAACCCGAACGCGATGTGCATCGGCCTGGACGAGCCGATCATCGTGGTGACCACGGGCCTGGTGGAGCTGCTCGACGAGGAGGAGATGCGGGCGGTCGTCGGGCACGAGGTCGGGCACGCGCTGTCCGGGCACTCGGTGTACCGGACGGTCCTGCTGTTCCTGACGTCGCTGGCGGTCCGGGTCGCCTGGATCCCGCTGGGCAACTTCGCGATCATGGCGATCGTGACCGCGCTGCGCGAGTGGTTCCGCAAGTCGGAGCTGTCCGCGGACCGCGCGGGGCTGCTGGTCGGGCAGGACCTGCGGGCCTCCATGCGCGGCCTGATGAAGATCGCGGGCGGCAACCACCTGCACGAGATGAACGTGGACGCGTTCCTGGAGCAGGCCGACGAGTACGAGGCCGGGGGCGACCTGCGCGACTCCGTGCTGAAGATCCTGAACGTGCTGCCCCGCTCGCACCCCTTCACCACCGTGCGCGCGGCGGAGCTGCAGAGGTGGGCCGCCACCCGGGACTACCAGCGGATCATGGACGGTCACTACCCGCGCCGCGACGAGGACAAGGACGCGTCCGTACGGGAGACGTGGCGGGAGTCGGCGAGCAGCTACGCCGGTGACGTGCGGACCTCAAAGGACCCGCTGATGAAGCTGGTCAACGACATCGCGGGCGGTGCGGGTGACCTGGGTGACCGGGTCCGCCGCGGCTTCGGCGGCTTCACGTCCTCGGCGCCGAGGCCCCCGCGCGGTCCGCAGGAACCGGGCACGGCGTCCGGCGGCGGGGGCACGGGGGACGAGGAGCCGCCGCGCGACGGCGCGTGA
- the nadD gene encoding nicotinate-nucleotide adenylyltransferase produces the protein MGEQDMPTGPGNGPAQQGKRRLGVMGGTFDPIHHGHLVAASEVAAQFRLDEVVFVPTGEPWQKSHRAVSAAEDRYLMTVIATAENPQFSVSRIDIDRGGPTYTVDTLRDLRALNPDTDLFFITGADALAQILTWRDSEELFSLAHFIGVTRPGHHLTDAGLPEGGVSLVEVPALAISSTDCRARVAKGEPVWYLVPDGVVRYIDKRELYRGE, from the coding sequence ATGGGAGAGCAGGACATGCCTACCGGTCCCGGCAACGGCCCGGCGCAGCAGGGCAAGCGCCGACTCGGCGTCATGGGCGGCACCTTCGACCCGATTCACCACGGGCACCTGGTGGCGGCCAGTGAGGTCGCCGCGCAGTTCCGCCTCGACGAGGTGGTCTTCGTCCCCACCGGCGAGCCCTGGCAGAAGAGCCACCGCGCGGTCTCCGCGGCCGAGGACCGCTACCTGATGACGGTCATCGCGACCGCCGAGAACCCGCAGTTCTCCGTGAGCCGCATCGACATCGACCGCGGCGGCCCCACCTACACCGTGGACACACTGCGCGACCTGCGCGCGCTCAACCCGGACACGGACCTGTTCTTCATCACCGGCGCCGACGCCCTCGCCCAGATCCTCACCTGGCGCGACAGCGAGGAACTGTTCTCCCTGGCACACTTCATCGGCGTGACCCGGCCCGGCCACCACCTGACCGACGCGGGCCTGCCCGAGGGGGGCGTCTCGCTCGTCGAGGTCCCCGCCCTCGCCATCTCCTCGACGGACTGCCGCGCGCGGGTCGCCAAGGGAGAACCCGTCTGGTATCTGGTGCCGGACGGAGTCGTGCGCTACATCGACAAGCGCGAGCTGTACCGCGGCGAGTGA
- a CDS encoding LCP family protein, protein MNDRYDAGYGTDGAAPYELVGYDEYGRPVYRQATDQQIQQFQQTQQPHQPQQYDGYQQQGQQGYGYDPYATGGHQQPAYDPYGTGTGVPQQPQDTSYGSYDPYGGGQGGQGAPYDPYGQSAQTGPEQQPRAAEQTAHIPQQAGPVDDDTAADDTAPEYRTEQFAFVEEPDGDSEDVIDWLAFTENRTERREEARRRARSRIVALVVVLALVAVGGVGYLWYAGKLPGLSASDPDTGTTTAAGAQKRDVIVVHLHDTTNGGTATALLVDNTTTKQGTTVLLPNSLALTGDDGSTTTLAKSVEDDGSEGTRTAIDTVLGTDIEGTWRLDTPFLLTLVDLVGNIEIDADTDVPDPDAEKGEAPLVREGENRTLGGKAAVAYATHRAPGEDQNAQLERFGQVLHGVLRKMTSDPDAATVTIQTLGQIIEPPLTDKDLGSFLARLSDLAKGGDHRTALLPVQDDGTLTAQASDDVVEDVLGGTAKSPDKDAAVSVSVRNATGVRDHTEKARVVLLNGGFTFRDAGTAGAPETASQVVYADAAEKENATEVAKTLGLGADAVTQGKVSANARVSVVLGQDYDPGS, encoded by the coding sequence GTGAACGACCGATACGACGCGGGGTACGGGACCGACGGGGCCGCCCCGTACGAGCTCGTCGGCTACGACGAGTACGGCCGGCCCGTCTACCGCCAGGCCACGGACCAGCAGATCCAGCAGTTCCAGCAGACACAGCAGCCCCACCAGCCTCAGCAGTACGACGGCTACCAGCAGCAGGGGCAGCAGGGCTACGGCTACGACCCGTACGCCACGGGCGGGCACCAGCAGCCCGCGTACGACCCGTACGGGACCGGCACCGGGGTGCCGCAGCAGCCGCAGGACACCTCCTACGGCTCCTACGACCCCTACGGCGGCGGCCAGGGCGGCCAGGGCGCCCCGTACGACCCCTACGGGCAGAGCGCGCAGACCGGCCCCGAACAGCAGCCCCGGGCGGCCGAGCAGACCGCCCACATCCCGCAGCAGGCCGGCCCGGTCGACGACGACACCGCCGCCGACGACACCGCACCGGAGTACCGCACCGAGCAGTTCGCCTTCGTGGAGGAGCCCGACGGCGACTCCGAGGACGTCATCGACTGGCTCGCGTTCACCGAGAACCGCACCGAGCGGCGCGAGGAGGCCAGGCGGCGCGCCCGCAGCCGGATCGTCGCCCTGGTCGTGGTCCTCGCCCTGGTCGCCGTCGGCGGCGTCGGCTACCTCTGGTACGCCGGGAAGCTGCCCGGACTGTCCGCCTCCGACCCGGACACGGGCACCACGACGGCCGCGGGCGCCCAGAAGCGGGACGTGATCGTCGTCCACCTGCACGACACCACCAACGGCGGCACGGCCACCGCCCTGCTCGTCGACAACACCACCACCAAGCAGGGCACCACCGTCCTGCTGCCCAACTCCCTCGCCCTCACCGGCGACGACGGCAGCACCACCACGCTCGCCAAGTCCGTCGAGGACGACGGCTCCGAGGGCACCAGGACCGCGATCGACACCGTCCTCGGCACCGACATCGAGGGCACCTGGCGGCTGGACACCCCCTTCCTGCTCACCCTCGTCGACCTCGTCGGCAACATCGAGATCGACGCCGACACCGACGTGCCCGACCCGGACGCCGAGAAGGGCGAGGCGCCCCTGGTCCGCGAGGGCGAGAACCGCACCCTCGGCGGCAAGGCCGCCGTCGCCTACGCCACCCACCGCGCGCCCGGCGAGGACCAGAACGCCCAGCTGGAGCGGTTCGGGCAGGTGCTGCACGGCGTCCTGCGCAAGATGACCTCCGACCCGGACGCCGCCACGGTCACCATCCAGACCCTCGGGCAGATCATCGAGCCGCCCCTCACCGACAAGGACCTGGGCTCCTTCCTGGCCCGGCTCTCCGATCTCGCCAAGGGCGGCGACCACAGGACCGCCCTGCTGCCCGTGCAGGACGACGGCACGCTCACCGCGCAGGCGAGCGACGACGTGGTCGAGGACGTGCTCGGCGGCACCGCGAAGAGCCCCGACAAGGACGCCGCCGTCAGCGTCTCCGTGCGCAACGCCACCGGTGTGAGGGACCACACCGAGAAGGCCCGCGTGGTGCTCCTCAACGGCGGCTTCACCTTCCGGGACGCCGGCACCGCCGGTGCCCCCGAGACCGCCTCCCAGGTCGTCTACGCGGACGCCGCCGAGAAGGAGAACGCCACCGAGGTCGCCAAGACCCTGGGGCTGGGCGCCGACGCCGTCACCCAGGGCAAGGTCTCCGCGAACGCCCGCGTCTCGGTGGTCCTCGGCCAGGACTATGACCCCGGTTCGTAG